One stretch of Callospermophilus lateralis isolate mCalLat2 chromosome 11, mCalLat2.hap1, whole genome shotgun sequence DNA includes these proteins:
- the LOC143409785 gene encoding C-C motif chemokine 3-like 1, translated as MQVSTAALAVLLCTMALCDQVFSAPLGADSPTACCFSYVARQIQRKFIADYFETSSQCSQPGVIFLTKRGQQVCADPSENWVQEYVTDLELNA; from the exons ATGCAGGTCTCCACAGCTGCTCTCGCTGTCCTCCTCTGCACCATGGCTCTCTGCGACCAGGTCTTCTCTGCACCAT TGGGTGCGGACTCCCCGACGGCCTGCTGCTTCTCCTACGTGGCCCGGCAGATTCAACGCAAATTCATAGCGGACTATTTTGAGACCAGCAGCCAGTGCTCCCAGCCAGGTGTCAT CTTCCTAACCAAGAGAGGCCAGCAGGTGTGTGCTGACCCCAGTGAGAACTGGGTCCAGGAATATGTCACTGACCTGGAGCTGAATGCCTGA